The following coding sequences are from one Arthrobacter crystallopoietes window:
- a CDS encoding FMN-binding glutamate synthase family protein: MARFLVFVVLAVLGFITIVAASFGSVGWWVLAAVVVALLVIGIWDVVQTRHSILRNYPILGHMRYVLESIRPEIQQYFVERNVDGKPFNRDVRSLVYARAKGENSHKAFGTEREVNQIGYEYLIHSTAPVAPPKQHPRIPLGGPDCRQPYDISLFNVSSMSFGSLSKNAVLAMNKGAALGGFVQETGEGGLTKYHLEYGADLIWEIGSGYFGARDKDGHFSPEAFIPKAARPEVKGISIKLSQGAKPGLGGVLPGSKVTPEIAEARGVEMGVDCVSPASHSAFGTPRELIRFVKQLRELSDGKPIGFKLCVGSRVDVLAICKAMLEEKVTPDFIVVDGSEGGTGAAPLEYQDNVGTPLTEGLMLVHNALVGVGLRERVRIAAAGKVASGSDIVKRLIEGADFTMSARTMMMATGCIQAQKCHTNECPVGVATQNPRLVRALNVEDKGQRVFNYQKLTVDESVQIMASMGCKSPDEVSPRMLRRRVDHLTTRSYENIYNWMEPGELLKDPPRGWSEDWNLANADYFREPPKKPAEDEHKTEPVPGSPEYDRARIPGDKHQPEGQVGRPEGELGR, from the coding sequence ATGGCACGCTTTTTGGTTTTTGTTGTTCTTGCGGTGCTGGGCTTTATTACCATCGTGGCCGCGTCGTTCGGCTCCGTTGGCTGGTGGGTGCTGGCCGCCGTCGTTGTTGCGCTCTTGGTGATCGGGATCTGGGACGTGGTCCAGACCCGGCACTCGATCCTGCGGAACTACCCCATCCTGGGGCATATGCGGTACGTGCTGGAATCCATCCGGCCGGAAATCCAGCAGTACTTTGTCGAGCGGAACGTGGACGGAAAGCCGTTCAACCGCGATGTGCGGTCGCTGGTGTATGCGCGTGCCAAGGGCGAGAACAGCCACAAGGCCTTCGGCACGGAGCGCGAAGTGAACCAGATCGGCTACGAATACCTGATCCATTCCACCGCTCCGGTGGCGCCACCCAAGCAGCATCCCCGGATACCCTTGGGCGGGCCTGATTGCAGGCAGCCCTACGATATTTCGCTGTTCAACGTCTCTTCCATGAGCTTCGGCTCGCTGTCGAAGAATGCCGTGCTCGCGATGAACAAGGGTGCGGCGCTCGGCGGTTTTGTGCAGGAAACCGGTGAAGGCGGCCTGACGAAGTACCACCTCGAATACGGTGCCGACCTGATCTGGGAGATAGGTTCAGGCTACTTCGGCGCGCGGGACAAAGACGGACACTTCAGCCCAGAAGCCTTCATCCCGAAGGCGGCGCGTCCCGAGGTCAAGGGCATCAGCATCAAACTTTCGCAGGGGGCCAAGCCCGGTCTGGGCGGTGTCCTGCCGGGTTCTAAAGTCACCCCGGAGATCGCCGAAGCCCGCGGCGTGGAGATGGGCGTCGACTGCGTGTCGCCTGCCAGCCACAGCGCCTTCGGCACGCCGCGGGAACTGATCCGCTTCGTCAAGCAGCTGCGCGAGCTTTCCGATGGAAAGCCCATCGGCTTCAAGCTGTGCGTGGGCTCGCGGGTGGACGTGCTCGCCATTTGCAAGGCGATGCTGGAGGAGAAGGTGACGCCGGATTTCATCGTCGTCGATGGTTCCGAAGGCGGCACCGGCGCGGCGCCGCTGGAGTACCAGGACAACGTGGGCACGCCGCTGACGGAGGGCCTGATGCTGGTGCACAACGCCCTGGTCGGCGTGGGGCTGCGGGAGCGCGTCCGCATTGCCGCCGCGGGGAAGGTCGCCTCCGGCTCGGACATCGTCAAGCGCCTGATCGAAGGCGCGGACTTCACCATGAGCGCGCGGACCATGATGATGGCCACCGGCTGCATCCAGGCGCAGAAATGCCATACCAACGAATGCCCGGTGGGCGTGGCCACGCAGAACCCGCGGCTGGTGCGCGCGCTCAACGTCGAGGACAAGGGCCAGCGCGTTTTCAACTACCAGAAGCTCACTGTGGACGAGAGCGTCCAGATCATGGCGTCGATGGGCTGCAAATCCCCGGACGAGGTCTCGCCGCGGATGCTTCGGCGCCGCGTGGACCATCTGACCACGCGCTCCTACGAGAACATCTACAACTGGATGGAGCCCGGCGAACTGCTCAAGGATCCTCCCCGCGGCTGGAGCGAAGACTGGAACCTGGCCAACGCTGACTACTTCCGCGAACCGCCCAAGAAGCCAGCCGAGGACGAACACAAGACGGAGCCCGTACCCGGCAGTCCGGAGTATGACCGGGCCCGGATCCCCGGCGACAAACACCAGCCCGAAGGCCAGGTTGGCCGGCCCGAAGGCGAGCTGGGCCGCTAG
- a CDS encoding DUF3040 domain-containing protein has protein sequence MSGKEMSLSYNERMQLEELERRIDTEDPAFARKLRAGEAGQSAPVPSWPGLFVLLTGVLVLLFGVATQLPLIGIIGFLLIVIGGYKQVREPLPHEDSDGPSR, from the coding sequence ATGTCCGGCAAGGAGATGTCTTTGTCCTACAACGAACGAATGCAGCTGGAGGAGCTGGAGAGGCGGATCGATACGGAAGATCCTGCATTTGCGCGGAAGCTTCGGGCCGGGGAGGCGGGGCAGTCGGCGCCAGTTCCGAGCTGGCCGGGGCTGTTCGTGCTGTTGACCGGAGTGCTGGTACTCCTGTTCGGCGTCGCCACGCAATTACCTCTCATCGGGATTATCGGCTTCCTGCTAATAGTTATCGGGGGATATAAGCAGGTTCGCGAGCCGCTCCCCCACGAGGATTCGGACGGGCCGTCCAGGTAA
- a CDS encoding MFS transporter, with protein MGEVLDETLAPELDERQIAPKPATPKRLAAFLAIAAVVLIGLNLRVGVASAAALFHDLQLLLGYGPLVAATLPSIPVICFAVAGAATSWLSRLVGLERAIAVALTLLTAGLALRVVDSVSMLLLGTVVSMSGLAICNVAMPSFIRKHFAHRTSTMTGVYTITMSIGATTAAALSVPVAMQLNSPVMGLASWSLLAIVALLAFIPLAVAGKPRPVAETGAGVSPWPLLLTRKGLLITGLFTVQALLVYTIISWLPSILIARGLDPASAGLMLGALQLISIPAVVLVLAMASKPRLLRPAFMVSTGASFLGYTCLLVTPDQLVLVPVLLIGIGFSVFPIVMVVISRSGSNAAETTAMSTLAQSVGYLVATVGPFGLGLLHAATGGWTLSLELMVGVAVLQLFLAYWLSAGGGAGSAGGRGAGRGRVRSGGRGRGRLRGRRGEGSQA; from the coding sequence TTGGGCGAAGTCCTGGATGAAACTCTTGCTCCGGAGTTGGACGAACGTCAGATAGCGCCGAAGCCGGCCACACCGAAAAGGCTTGCAGCCTTCCTGGCGATTGCCGCCGTCGTGCTCATTGGTCTGAATTTGCGAGTGGGTGTGGCCAGCGCCGCCGCCTTGTTCCACGATCTGCAGTTGCTGCTGGGGTACGGACCGCTGGTTGCCGCCACGTTGCCGTCGATCCCCGTTATTTGCTTCGCCGTAGCGGGCGCAGCCACGTCCTGGCTGAGCAGACTCGTCGGTTTGGAACGCGCGATCGCTGTTGCGTTGACGCTGCTCACGGCCGGACTGGCGCTGCGCGTGGTCGATTCGGTCAGCATGCTGCTGCTGGGCACCGTGGTCAGCATGTCCGGGCTGGCCATCTGCAACGTGGCGATGCCCTCCTTCATCCGCAAACACTTTGCGCACCGGACCTCCACCATGACGGGCGTCTACACCATCACCATGTCGATCGGCGCGACCACTGCCGCAGCGCTGAGCGTGCCGGTGGCGATGCAGCTGAACTCGCCGGTCATGGGCCTTGCATCGTGGTCGCTCCTGGCCATCGTCGCCCTGCTCGCGTTCATTCCGCTTGCTGTGGCCGGCAAGCCGCGCCCGGTGGCCGAGACCGGCGCGGGCGTTTCGCCGTGGCCGTTGCTGCTGACACGAAAAGGCCTGCTGATCACGGGACTCTTCACAGTGCAGGCGCTGCTGGTCTACACGATCATCAGCTGGCTGCCCTCCATCCTCATCGCCCGCGGCCTGGATCCGGCGTCCGCGGGCCTGATGCTCGGGGCCTTGCAATTGATCAGCATTCCCGCCGTCGTCCTGGTGCTGGCGATGGCCAGCAAGCCGCGGCTGCTGCGCCCGGCGTTCATGGTGTCGACCGGCGCCAGCTTCCTGGGCTACACGTGCCTATTGGTCACGCCCGACCAGCTGGTCCTTGTGCCGGTGCTGCTGATCGGCATCGGGTTCTCGGTGTTCCCGATTGTCATGGTGGTGATCAGCCGCAGCGGAAGCAACGCGGCGGAAACCACAGCGATGTCCACTCTTGCCCAGTCGGTGGGTTATCTCGTGGCGACTGTGGGTCCGTTCGGTTTGGGGTTGCTGCACGCGGCCACCGGCGGATGGACTCTGTCGCTGGAGCTGATGGTGGGCGTGGCAGTGCTGCAGCTGTTCCTGGCGTACTGGCTCAGCGCGGGTGGCGGTGCCGGCTCTGCTGGTGGACGTGGTGCTGGCCGGGGCCGGGTTCGTTCAGGTGGCCGTGGCCGGGGGCGCTTGCGTGGGCGTCGCGGCGAGGGGAGCCAGGCATGA
- a CDS encoding protoglobin domain-containing protein yields MSSESTNTEIPGYNYGTAEHSPVTLTELEELKASVMLDERDVAMLQRAGELLDDQVDDILDVWYGFVASQPQLVAQFSQPGGPPIDEYLAAVRPRFGQWIRDTCSRSYDQEWLDYQNEIALRHTPAHKNETDQVGSTSVVPLRHLIALTGPVTITVRPFLARKENDGEQVDAMMQAWLKAVLLQIALWSRPYTREGQW; encoded by the coding sequence ATGTCGTCCGAGTCGACCAACACAGAGATACCCGGCTACAACTACGGAACCGCCGAGCATTCGCCCGTCACCCTGACCGAGTTGGAGGAACTCAAGGCCAGTGTGATGCTCGATGAGCGCGACGTGGCGATGCTGCAGCGGGCGGGTGAGCTGCTCGATGACCAGGTCGATGACATTCTCGATGTCTGGTACGGCTTCGTCGCCAGCCAGCCGCAACTCGTGGCCCAATTTTCCCAGCCCGGCGGCCCACCCATCGATGAGTACCTCGCGGCGGTGCGTCCGAGATTCGGGCAATGGATTCGTGACACGTGTTCCCGCTCCTACGACCAGGAGTGGCTGGATTACCAGAACGAGATCGCGCTCCGGCACACCCCCGCCCACAAGAACGAGACGGACCAGGTCGGCTCCACCTCGGTAGTGCCGCTGCGGCATCTCATCGCGTTGACCGGGCCGGTCACGATCACAGTCCGTCCCTTCCTGGCCCGCAAAGAGAACGACGGCGAACAAGTTGACGCCATGATGCAGGCCTGGCTCAAAGCGGTGCTGCTGCAGATTGCCTTGTGGTCGCGGCCGTATACGCGGGAAGGGCAATGGTAG
- a CDS encoding ABC transporter ATP-binding protein, with protein sequence MSGALPSTELAIETTGLTKRFGHQTAVDGIDLAVPHGSVFGFLGPNGSGKTTTIRVMLGLAAATSGDVRVLGQDMPASLREVLPRVGALIEGPAFYPFLSGAANLHRFDTADRHASSATRRARVNQALDRVGLSHAAGKKVRAYSLGMKQRLGIANALLMPRELLVLDEPTNGLDPQGTREVRSLVRSLAAEGTTVFVSSHLLAEVEQICTHVAVMSAGKLVAQGTVDELRRVGLAHVKVQTPDTDEARRVLQRLGLAPEPQDPNNDGGSTVRAPLADHAVEPESIVAALVAEGVRVRGFAVESSSLEERFVALTGEGFDVVQ encoded by the coding sequence GTGAGCGGCGCCCTCCCATCTACCGAACTCGCGATTGAAACTACCGGGCTGACCAAGCGGTTCGGCCACCAGACGGCCGTCGACGGCATCGACCTGGCGGTTCCGCACGGCTCCGTCTTTGGCTTCCTTGGTCCGAACGGCTCGGGGAAGACCACAACCATCCGGGTCATGCTCGGCCTCGCCGCCGCCACGAGCGGGGACGTCCGGGTACTCGGGCAGGACATGCCAGCGAGCCTCCGCGAGGTGCTTCCCCGTGTTGGAGCCCTGATCGAAGGGCCGGCTTTTTACCCTTTTCTGTCCGGCGCCGCGAACCTGCACCGCTTCGACACCGCGGACCGCCACGCCTCCTCGGCCACCCGGCGGGCCCGGGTGAACCAGGCGCTCGACCGCGTGGGGCTGTCCCATGCGGCCGGCAAGAAGGTCCGCGCCTATTCTCTGGGCATGAAGCAGCGTCTGGGCATCGCCAACGCCTTGCTGATGCCGCGCGAACTGCTGGTATTGGACGAGCCGACCAATGGCCTCGACCCGCAGGGCACGCGGGAGGTTCGCAGCCTTGTGCGCTCGCTGGCTGCCGAAGGCACCACGGTTTTCGTGTCCAGCCATCTGCTCGCGGAGGTCGAGCAAATCTGCACGCACGTCGCCGTCATGAGCGCCGGCAAACTGGTGGCGCAGGGGACTGTCGATGAACTCCGGCGGGTCGGTCTCGCTCACGTCAAAGTCCAGACTCCTGACACCGACGAGGCCCGCCGCGTCCTCCAGCGGCTGGGTCTCGCACCCGAACCGCAAGATCCAAACAACGACGGCGGCAGTACCGTCCGCGCTCCGCTCGCCGACCATGCGGTGGAACCGGAATCGATTGTCGCGGCCCTCGTCGCCGAAGGTGTCCGCGTCCGCGGCTTCGCGGTGGAAAGCAGCAGTCTCGAGGAGCGGTTCGTGGCGCTGACGGGGGAGGGTTTCGACGTTGTCCAATAA
- a CDS encoding OsmC family protein has protein sequence MTETALRDLAEDRATRLDEAGAFWTGKIAEDTANAKLTFKVAGQGTGPVATRVTAGKHEFSVDEPAGLAGEDTAASPVEYALGALASCQVVVYRLYAHQLGIRFDEISIDAEGDLDVQGLFGADRSVRPGFSAVRLSVNINGPETQERYEELRRTVDAHCPVLDLFANPTPVSAEVFKK, from the coding sequence ATGACTGAAACAGCTCTCCGCGACCTGGCCGAAGATCGTGCCACCCGTCTGGATGAGGCCGGCGCCTTCTGGACCGGCAAGATCGCTGAAGACACCGCCAACGCCAAGCTGACGTTCAAGGTGGCAGGCCAGGGAACCGGCCCGGTGGCCACCCGTGTCACCGCGGGCAAACACGAGTTTTCCGTTGACGAACCGGCGGGCCTGGCCGGCGAGGATACCGCTGCCAGCCCGGTGGAGTACGCGCTGGGCGCCCTGGCTTCATGCCAGGTAGTGGTCTACCGGCTGTACGCACACCAGCTAGGCATCCGTTTCGACGAGATCAGCATCGACGCCGAGGGCGATCTGGACGTGCAGGGCCTGTTCGGCGCCGATCGGAGTGTGCGCCCCGGCTTCAGCGCGGTGCGGTTGAGCGTGAACATCAACGGCCCCGAAACGCAGGAACGCTACGAGGAGCTGCGCCGCACGGTAGACGCGCACTGCCCGGTGCTGGATCTCTTCGCCAATCCCACTCCGGTCAGCGCCGAGGTCTTCAAGAAGTAG
- a CDS encoding hemerythrin domain-containing protein — MVEMVNEAKDVNSDQQAIAAVEHHHGQMLTRLNHLTRALVDAVESGKKSAEHDAHELLVEWCENDLIPHALAEESALYERARSRPEANLLVEGMLAEHRVITDTLEELRGAQGIRAAALATAIERLFAQHLDKENKLLLPFFVSQPDLSLVEAVEGLHEIVGEAHPHGGEHLHTTTETRLA, encoded by the coding sequence ATGGTAGAGATGGTCAACGAAGCCAAAGATGTGAACAGCGACCAGCAGGCCATCGCCGCCGTCGAACACCATCACGGGCAGATGCTGACCCGGCTGAACCATTTGACCCGCGCGTTGGTTGACGCCGTGGAAAGCGGGAAGAAGTCGGCCGAACATGACGCTCACGAGCTGCTGGTGGAATGGTGCGAAAACGACCTCATTCCGCATGCCTTGGCAGAAGAGTCAGCTCTTTATGAACGTGCCCGTTCCCGGCCCGAGGCGAACCTTCTTGTCGAGGGCATGCTCGCCGAACACCGGGTGATCACAGATACGTTGGAGGAACTACGCGGCGCACAGGGCATCCGTGCCGCTGCCCTGGCCACCGCCATCGAGCGCCTCTTCGCCCAACACCTGGACAAGGAAAACAAGCTGCTGCTGCCCTTCTTTGTTTCCCAGCCGGACCTGTCCCTGGTCGAGGCGGTCGAAGGGCTACATGAAATCGTCGGCGAGGCCCATCCCCATGGCGGCGAGCATCTGCATACAACTACGGAAACCCGACTGGCCTGA
- a CDS encoding ABC transporter permease subunit, translating into MSNKLPASAPNGPSSGNGGSRVTASRPSAGWALLGSELKVLFRRWRTWAMLAALAAVPVLIALAVRLSSRDPGPGQGPPFLDRVSQNGLFIALTGMVVSIPLFLPLTVSVAAGDTIAGEAGHGTLRYLLAAPAGRIRLLAVKYAAAVVFCLAAALSVATAGVLIGSALFDVGPITLLSGDTISVGESLLRLFLVACYVGLSLLGLAAIGLFISTLTEVPVGAMAATAVLAVVSQILDNLPQLEWLHPWLFSHHWLGFADLLRQPISWDSFAANGLLQGGYIVVFCALAYSRFATKDVLS; encoded by the coding sequence TTGTCCAATAAGCTGCCCGCATCTGCACCAAACGGACCGTCGTCTGGCAATGGCGGATCACGAGTAACCGCATCCCGGCCCTCCGCGGGCTGGGCGCTGCTGGGGTCCGAGCTGAAGGTGCTCTTCCGGCGCTGGCGAACCTGGGCCATGCTGGCGGCGCTCGCTGCCGTCCCGGTACTGATAGCGCTCGCTGTCCGGCTTTCCTCACGCGATCCGGGTCCCGGCCAGGGTCCGCCGTTCCTGGACCGCGTATCCCAGAACGGACTGTTCATCGCGCTGACCGGCATGGTTGTATCCATCCCGCTGTTCCTCCCGCTGACTGTCAGCGTGGCCGCGGGGGACACGATTGCGGGCGAGGCCGGCCACGGAACCCTGAGGTATCTGCTCGCGGCGCCGGCTGGTCGGATCCGGCTGCTGGCGGTGAAGTATGCGGCCGCCGTCGTCTTCTGCCTTGCCGCCGCACTCTCCGTGGCGACGGCAGGAGTGCTGATCGGCTCGGCGCTCTTCGACGTAGGCCCGATCACCCTGCTTTCCGGCGACACGATCAGCGTAGGCGAGTCATTGCTGCGGCTGTTCCTGGTGGCCTGCTACGTCGGTCTGTCCTTGCTCGGACTCGCGGCCATCGGTCTATTTATTTCCACCCTGACCGAGGTCCCCGTCGGCGCCATGGCCGCGACCGCTGTGCTCGCCGTCGTGTCCCAGATCCTCGACAACCTTCCGCAGCTCGAATGGCTCCACCCCTGGCTGTTCAGCCACCACTGGCTCGGCTTCGCGGACCTGCTCCGCCAGCCGATCTCCTGGGACTCCTTCGCCGCCAACGGCCTGCTCCAAGGCGGCTACATCGTCGTCTTCTGCGCGCTCGCCTACAGCCGCTTCGCCACTAAAGACGTGCTGTCGTAG
- a CDS encoding ketopantoate reductase family protein yields MRILIVGAGATGGAFGTRLQEAGRDVTYLVRSERQRLLQRDGLRFLAPDGDRTHAVTAVTGISEGDHYDLVVIAVKAPALKAILGTAGPAIGKKTQILPFLNGLDHIDVLEDAFPGQVIGGLVKIVAMVDEFGAIRQMTPLSTMTIGALTADPLPPSLVETLDVPGIDLTITTTIMQQLWEKWAFISAAGALTCLLRNNVGAILEAGGRPQILQAIAEAENVAAAAGYPVSEPGHQQSLQMLSAPGSSFTSSLYRDLQRGQAVEAEHLLGSLAARARTLNVDTPLLDLAVTQVRAHHINPTGGGIFDSASA; encoded by the coding sequence ATGCGCATATTGATTGTTGGCGCGGGAGCTACCGGAGGTGCGTTTGGAACGCGGCTCCAGGAAGCCGGCAGGGACGTCACTTACCTTGTTCGCTCTGAACGCCAGAGACTCCTGCAACGGGATGGCCTGCGCTTCCTCGCCCCCGACGGGGATCGCACGCATGCCGTTACCGCCGTCACGGGCATTTCTGAAGGTGACCATTACGACCTGGTGGTGATCGCGGTGAAAGCACCCGCACTCAAGGCGATCCTCGGCACCGCCGGCCCGGCAATCGGCAAGAAGACGCAGATTCTCCCGTTCCTCAACGGTCTTGACCATATCGACGTGCTCGAAGACGCATTTCCGGGGCAGGTGATTGGCGGCCTCGTGAAAATCGTCGCCATGGTCGACGAATTTGGTGCCATCCGGCAAATGACACCCCTGTCCACAATGACCATCGGGGCGTTGACGGCCGATCCTCTGCCTCCCTCCCTTGTGGAAACCCTGGATGTTCCCGGCATCGACCTGACCATCACGACCACGATCATGCAGCAACTCTGGGAAAAGTGGGCGTTCATCAGCGCAGCCGGCGCTCTCACCTGCCTACTACGCAACAATGTGGGCGCGATCCTCGAAGCAGGAGGCCGGCCCCAAATCCTACAAGCAATCGCCGAAGCCGAAAACGTTGCGGCAGCTGCAGGCTACCCCGTGAGCGAGCCAGGACATCAGCAGAGCCTGCAGATGCTGTCAGCTCCGGGGTCCTCGTTCACTTCTTCGCTTTACCGGGATCTTCAAAGGGGGCAGGCAGTCGAAGCCGAGCACCTTCTCGGGTCTCTCGCGGCGCGGGCACGAACCTTGAACGTCGATACGCCGCTCTTGGATCTCGCCGTGACACAGGTGCGGGCTCACCACATCAACCCCACCGGTGGAGGGATCTTCGACTCGGCCTCCGCCTGA
- a CDS encoding DNA alkylation repair protein: MGAMNDLLGPEAVEGLRVALGQGSLRSGWSALGAAEAKLEPLSLRARCDLLAAALLSDLDVGYGQAADVIRTALNDESFTGWMIWPVSEAAVTLALQDGTTRAFDDALTLLFELTPRLTGEFAIRRLLLQDLDRALAQMQDWTRHPDEQVRRLASEGPRPYLPWAVRVPDIIARPEATLPLLDALHTDSSQLVRRSVANHLNDIARHDPETVVALAGKWLGEPGDGTPWVVRHGLRTLVKKAHPGALALLGFTPNAVSVSVPELDQAQVQLPGEIAFTVAVRNDSLHPARLAVDYMVHYVKANGTLAPKVFKLAVAELEPGETRRFGKAHALRPMTTRVHYAGRHLLQVQVNGQLSAAAEFDVVI; encoded by the coding sequence ATGGGTGCAATGAACGACCTTCTGGGCCCGGAGGCTGTGGAGGGACTGAGGGTAGCGCTCGGTCAGGGCTCACTCCGGTCGGGCTGGAGCGCGCTCGGCGCTGCCGAGGCGAAGCTGGAGCCGCTCTCGCTCCGCGCACGCTGCGACCTGCTGGCGGCTGCGCTGCTGTCCGATCTGGACGTCGGCTACGGTCAGGCAGCCGACGTTATCCGGACTGCGCTGAACGATGAGTCCTTCACCGGCTGGATGATTTGGCCTGTTTCGGAGGCTGCCGTCACGCTCGCGTTGCAGGACGGGACCACACGTGCATTCGACGACGCACTGACCTTGCTCTTCGAGCTGACTCCCCGGCTTACAGGGGAGTTCGCGATCCGCCGCCTGCTCCTGCAGGACCTCGACCGGGCGCTGGCACAGATGCAGGACTGGACGCGGCATCCGGACGAACAGGTCCGGCGGTTGGCCAGCGAAGGGCCGCGGCCGTACCTGCCATGGGCGGTCCGCGTGCCGGACATCATCGCCCGCCCGGAAGCGACACTGCCGCTGCTCGATGCCCTGCACACCGACTCCAGCCAACTCGTCCGCCGGTCCGTGGCCAACCACCTCAACGACATCGCCCGCCACGACCCGGAAACCGTGGTCGCCCTGGCAGGGAAATGGCTGGGGGAGCCCGGCGACGGGACTCCGTGGGTGGTGCGGCACGGGCTGCGGACCCTGGTCAAGAAGGCACACCCCGGTGCGCTCGCGTTGCTGGGCTTCACTCCGAATGCGGTGAGCGTCTCGGTGCCGGAGCTGGACCAGGCCCAGGTGCAGTTGCCCGGCGAGATCGCGTTCACGGTTGCGGTCAGGAACGACTCGCTGCACCCGGCGCGTCTGGCCGTCGACTACATGGTCCACTACGTCAAGGCCAACGGAACGCTGGCACCGAAGGTCTTCAAACTCGCCGTCGCGGAGCTGGAACCGGGCGAGACACGCCGGTTCGGCAAGGCCCATGCACTCCGGCCGATGACCACCCGCGTGCACTACGCCGGCCGCCACCTACTCCAAGTGCAGGTGAACGGCCAACTATCAGCGGCGGCGGAGTTCGACGTCGTTATTTAG
- a CDS encoding DUF1918 domain-containing protein, with protein MKASPGNRIIVRGRTVESSDRHGEIVEVRGDDGAPPYFVRFDDGHESVVFPGGDFVVQHNP; from the coding sequence ATGAAGGCATCGCCAGGCAACAGGATCATTGTCCGCGGCCGGACCGTCGAGTCGTCCGACCGGCACGGGGAAATCGTCGAGGTCAGGGGAGATGACGGCGCTCCTCCGTACTTCGTGCGGTTCGACGACGGCCACGAATCCGTGGTCTTCCCCGGTGGGGATTTCGTAGTCCAGCACAACCCCTAG
- a CDS encoding FadR/GntR family transcriptional regulator codes for MTLGSIQRPQLADEVTERLREAIVSGQWPLQERIPPEPELMAQLGVSRGTLREGVKALAHAGMLEVRRGDGTYVRAASEIHGAARKAYREHEDEDVLQVRFALDTKAARLAARLANDGDIAAMHAMLAKRREAWAAEDLEQWIAADWDFHLKVAESSGNRLLHELYGSFGDVFHGTKMAQRLRNGFDGCLEAGHEALVAAIAARDEDAAVATVNANLNYCMSWMPQAGE; via the coding sequence ATGACGCTCGGTTCAATCCAACGCCCGCAGTTGGCCGACGAAGTCACCGAGCGACTGCGCGAGGCGATCGTCTCCGGCCAGTGGCCGTTGCAGGAACGGATCCCGCCCGAACCCGAGCTCATGGCGCAGCTCGGCGTCTCGCGGGGGACCCTGCGCGAGGGAGTCAAGGCGCTGGCCCACGCGGGGATGCTGGAGGTCCGGCGCGGGGACGGCACCTACGTTCGCGCGGCCAGCGAGATCCATGGTGCCGCCCGGAAGGCCTACCGGGAGCACGAGGACGAGGACGTGCTGCAGGTCCGCTTCGCTCTGGACACGAAGGCCGCGCGTCTGGCGGCCCGACTGGCTAACGACGGCGACATCGCGGCTATGCATGCGATGCTCGCCAAGCGCCGCGAGGCTTGGGCGGCGGAGGATCTGGAACAGTGGATTGCGGCCGACTGGGATTTCCACTTGAAGGTGGCGGAATCCTCGGGCAACAGGCTGCTGCACGAGCTCTACGGGAGTTTCGGAGACGTCTTCCATGGCACGAAAATGGCCCAGCGGCTGCGCAACGGATTCGACGGATGCCTGGAAGCCGGGCATGAGGCGCTCGTGGCAGCCATTGCCGCCCGCGACGAGGACGCGGCCGTAGCGACCGTCAACGCCAACCTCAACTACTGCATGTCCTGGATGCCGCAAGCGGGAGAGTAG